A stretch of DNA from Planococcus antarcticus DSM 14505:
ATAATTGATAAATCTTTGCCTTCACGCTTCACTTCAGCTTTGCCTAATGGAATCGTGTATTCTTCTTCGGGAACTTCCTGGCGAAACGATCGATAAAGTTTCATATGCTCAAGAAAAATAACTGGGTCATTGTCGCGGATGGCTGAAATGAGCAAGCCTTTTGCATCATACGGTGTAGATGGAATGACTACTTTCAAACCCGGTGAAGCCGCCATCAGCCCTTCAAGTGAGTCAGCATGCATTTCAGGAGTATGAACACCCCCGCCAAATGGAGCACGAATCGTTACAGGTGCATTTTGGCTGCCACCACTACGGTAACGCATACGTGCCATCTGTCCACTAATCGAATCCATTACTTCAAAAACAAAACCGAAAAACTGAATTTCCGGCACTGGACGATAACCTTGTAAAGACAAACCAATCGCGAGTCCGCCAATACCTGATTCTGCTAGAGGTGTATCAAATACCCGATCTTCGCCAAATTCTTTTTGGAGACCTTCTGTTGCTCGGAAAACTCCACCGTTGTTTCCAACATCTTCGCCGAAAACAAGGACATTTTCATCGTTTTTCAGCTCTGTTTTCAGGGCGTCCGTAATCGCTTGGATCATTGTTAATTGTGCCATGGCTTACTTCGACTCCTTTGCTTTATAAATATCCATTTGCTCTTGTATGTTGAACGGCATTTCTTCATACATAAATCCGAGCAAATCAGTCACTTTCTGTTTTGGTGCAGCATCTGCTTTTTTGATTGCAGCTTTGATTTCGTCTTTAGCTTGTTCCATTACTTCCTTTTCTTTTTCTTCGCTCCATAAATTTTTAGCTTCCAAATACTTACGGAAACGAACGAGTGGATCTTTCTTTTCCCATTCGCTGTCGATGTCAGAAGTACGGTAACGCGTCGGATCATCGCCTGCCATTGTATGTGGACCATATCGATAGCAAAACGTTTCAATAAGTGTCGGTCCGTCGCCTTTAATTGCGCGTTCGCGTGCATCGCGTGTTACAGCATATACAGCTAGTGGATCCATTCCGTCAACAAAAACTCCTGGAATGCCGGCTGCTACTGCTTTTTGAGCAATTGTTTTTGCCGCAGTTTGAACCTCACGTGGTGTGGAAATTGCGTATTGGTTATTTTGAACGATAAAAATAGCCGGTGCTCGGAAAGACCCAGCAAAGTTGATTCCTTCGTAGAAATCGCCTTGTGAAGAACCGCCTTCTCCTGTATAAGTAACGGCAACTGTCTCTTTTTTACGTTTCTGCATCCCAAGTGCCACACCGGTAGCTTGGATAAACTGAGCGCCGATGATGATTTGAGGAGGTAAAACATTCAATCCTTCAGGCATCTGATTGCCCATGAAATGTCCGCGAGAAAATAGGAATGCTTGATGCAAAGGCCAGCCATGCCAAATCAACTGAGGGACATCGCGATAGCCAGGAAGGATAAAATCTTCTTTTTCCAACGCAAAATGTGAAGCTAATTGTGAAGCTTCTTGCCCTGCAGTTGGAGCATAGAACCCTAAACGACCTTGGCGGTTCAGAGAAATAGAACGCTGATCCAAAATTCGTGTATAAACCATTCTTCTCATCAATTCCTGGAGATCCTCATCAGAAAGCTTCGGATCAGCTTCTTTGTTGACGATTTCGCCTTCTTCGTTCAAGATCTGAACCATTTCAAACTTCTCTTCGATTGCGTTAAGTGTTTCCACTGGATCGAACTGCTGTGATTTTTTCGCAGCCATAAAAGCAACTCTCCTTTTTCATCTGTATTAAAATAATTACATACAATTTATGATACAATTTCGCATTCCTTTTCAGTATACGTCACAAGAATAACTCGGTCAATCATAGACAATCTGACATTTTTGGACAATAGTAATTGCAAGATAATTCTCTTTTTCTCAAACTGTATTAGTTAATTTTGATCTCTGTATTATAATACAGGCGCAATAACAAACATCTTTTATAGCACAGAAAAAACGGCCCTATAGGCCGTTTATTCTTCACTTTTACTTAGTCTTTCCAGTGTAGTATCCTTCAAATCATTTACCTGTTGCGTTAATTCATTAAACTCTGTAACAGCCAACTGCACCTGCTCATTTTGTTTATTCACTTCCGCAGCCTTTTCCTGAAGCATTTGCAATGTACTTTCATCGTTCTTCAGCATTTCATATAATTCTTTCTGACGAACAATCAATTCCTCATAAGCTTCTGCAAATCGGTCATGCGCTGTAAAGCGCTCCAGCATCCCTGCTTTTAGCGCCTCCAAATCTGCTTTGACGGATTCCTCTTCGGCTGATTCAATCACTCCATCGATTTCAGCAAAATTTACTTCAGCCGACTGCATCGATTCCTTCTCGGCCTGAAGGAATTCAAGCCGTTCGTTTGCTGAATCAAGCGCTTCCTGCGCCTGTTCCGCCACCAGATCTTGTTGTTCTTTTGTCAAGGCCATTATTTCTTCGAACAATTGCTGTTCTGCTTTTTCACGTTCTTCAAGATCGTCCTGCACTGCACGATAATCCTTTTCTTCGTTGAAGGTGTCATTCAATATCTGATCCAAATCTTCACGAATGCCGGACCCTGAACAGGCAGTTAACAACAGAAGGCTAGATATTGTAGCTGCCATCCATACTTTTTTCATTATAATTCACTCCTTAATTTCCATGAATTAACTATAGTATGTGAAAGGGCAAAATACAACTCGGCCTACAGCTTTTTCTTTTTTCAAAATTGCTGAGTTGAGTTATACTAAAATATATAGCAAGCCATTTGAAAGGATGAAATCACTTGATACGAATGAAAGACATTATACGTGAAGGTCATCCTACCCTCAGAAAACGTTCAGAAGAAGTGAAATTCCCGTTATCTGAAGAAATCCGTAAATTGGGTGGAGACCTTCTGGAATATGTAGTAAACAGTCAGGACGACGAACTGGCTGAAAAACACGATTTGCGTCCCGGCGTTGGAATTGCAGCGCCTCAAATAAATAGAGCGCAACGGATTTTTGTCCTGCATTTTGATGACAGTACAGGAGAAAATCTCAGCATGGTCGCCGTCAACCCCAAAATCGTCAGCCATTCTGTAGAAAAATCTTATTTAGCTGCTGGAGAAGGTTGTTTGTCTGTTGATCGTGTAATTCCTGGCTATGTCCCGAGATATGCCCGGGTTACCGTCAAAGCTTTTAACTTAGATGGAGAAGAAATCAAAATGCGTTTGAAAGGCCTTCCTGCCATCGCGTTCCAACACGAACTCGATCATTTGAATGGCGTCATGTTCTTTGACCATATCGATTCAAAAAACCCATTCGCTGAAATTGAAAATGCCATTGCAATCGAAAGAGACTCGGCTGAGTAAGCCGAGTCTCTTTTTTATAGTTGTAAATATTCGTCTTTGGTTCTACACAGGCGCTTGCGCTTTTCTGGTTGTCCAGACTCCAGCGCCTATCTCTTCGGGTCATAAGTCAACCCAGCTGCGTGGCAAAGTCCGCCACACTGCTGGTCTGTCTTATGCCTGTCAGAGCTTAACAGGCGCTTGCGCTTTTCTTTTTGTCTAGACTCCAGCGCCTATCTCTTCGGGTCATAAGTCAACCCAGCTGCGTGGCAAAGTCCGCCACACTGCTGGTCTGTCTTATGCCTGTCAGAGCTTAACAGGCGCTTGCGCTTTTCTTTTTCAAATCAATTTCAGATGCTTGAACGCCTTTGCCAAACCGTCGTTGTCGACGTGATCAGTGACGTATGATGCGCGTTTTTTTGTTTCTTCGTGGCCGTTCTCCATCGCTACGCTGTAACCGGCAATATCCATCATCTGCAGGTCGTTCAGACCGTCTCCAAATGCGATTGTTTCTTCGATTGAGTGTCCGGTAGCACGAATCAAATTCTCAATACCGCTTGCCTTGGTACCTCCTTTTGGCGTAATGTCGCATGACACGCGGTGCCATCGGACAAAGTCTACTTGCTTGAACGTATCATGGTATTGTTGCTCTTCTTCTTTTTCACAGAAAACCAACGCCTGATACACTTCATTGTTTAAGTGAAAATCTTTATGCACCTCAGGATGAGGCATTTTTAAGGTTTTGATGCTTTCATCGATGTCCGGATGAAAATCAATAGAGGATACCATTTTCTTCTCATTCATGAAAACGATTGGATGATTACGCTGTTCTGCATATTCAAAGATATCGTTCAGCGTGCTTGAATCAATTGCCTCTTTATGGATAGCTTGTCCTTTGTGGACAATATATTGACCGTTAAATGTAATATAAGTATCAATGTTCAGTTCCTTTAAAATCTTAGTGATCATGAACGGTCCACGTCCTGTAGCAATGGCCAAATCGTGGCCATTCAGCCGTGCCTGTTCCAAGGCTTCTTTTGCAGAAGCTGGCAATTTCTTATGGGAATCCAACAAGGTTCCATCAATATCCAGCAATAATAATTTAGGCATTTTTTAGTCTCCATTCTGTTTGATAAGTCTTTTAAATCAAAGCGTGACTTCTTTACAATTGTCAGAAAACGCAGTATAATCGCTTTAAGGAGTGGTTAGCCATGTTGAAACGTTTGAAAAGAAAACTTCTCAGACAACTCAATGGCATCATGAACAAAAAGAAAATTGCATAAACGTTTTAGCCCTTCTTTATAAATAAGGAGGGCTATTCTTTATTTTAGTCTAATGACATGATAATATAAAGGAAGTGCATTTATTTGAGCGTGGAAAAAGGAGAGCAAACAATGATTTTTAAAGTATATTACCAGGAAAACCGTTTTGAAGTACCAGTTCGCGAAAATACCCAAAGCCTTTATGTGGAAGCAGCATCCGAGCGTGAAGTCCGACACCACTTAAAAGACCGCAACTACAATGTTGAACTTATCCAACTACTCGAAGGCAACCACCTCGAGTATGAACAGGCGAGCCAATATTACGAAGTTGAGAGCATCGAATAACGATGAAATTTGTTAAGAACGACCAAACAGCTGTTTTCGCCCTAGGCGGACTGGGTGAAATCGGCAAAAATACGTACGGTGTCCAATTCCAGGATGAAATCATTCTGATAGATGCAGGCATTAAATTCCCGGAAGACGATTTGCTCGGAATCGATTATGTTATTCCGGATTACACGTATTTAGTCAAAAA
This window harbors:
- a CDS encoding Cof-type HAD-IIB family hydrolase; the encoded protein is MPKLLLLDIDGTLLDSHKKLPASAKEALEQARLNGHDLAIATGRGPFMITKILKELNIDTYITFNGQYIVHKGQAIHKEAIDSSTLNDIFEYAEQRNHPIVFMNEKKMVSSIDFHPDIDESIKTLKMPHPEVHKDFHLNNEVYQALVFCEKEEEQQYHDTFKQVDFVRWHRVSCDITPKGGTKASGIENLIRATGHSIEETIAFGDGLNDLQMMDIAGYSVAMENGHEETKKRASYVTDHVDNDGLAKAFKHLKLI
- a CDS encoding alpha-ketoacid dehydrogenase subunit beta, coding for MAQLTMIQAITDALKTELKNDENVLVFGEDVGNNGGVFRATEGLQKEFGEDRVFDTPLAESGIGGLAIGLSLQGYRPVPEIQFFGFVFEVMDSISGQMARMRYRSGGSQNAPVTIRAPFGGGVHTPEMHADSLEGLMAASPGLKVVIPSTPYDAKGLLISAIRDNDPVIFLEHMKLYRSFRQEVPEEEYTIPLGKAEVKREGKDLSIITYGAMVQESIKAAEELEKENYSVEVVDLRTIQPLDIEAIIASVEKTGRAMVVQEAQKQAGIAANVVAEITERAILSLDAPVLRVTAPDTVFAFSQAEEVWLPNAKDIVETAKKILTF
- the def gene encoding peptide deformylase; its protein translation is MIRMKDIIREGHPTLRKRSEEVKFPLSEEIRKLGGDLLEYVVNSQDDELAEKHDLRPGVGIAAPQINRAQRIFVLHFDDSTGENLSMVAVNPKIVSHSVEKSYLAAGEGCLSVDRVIPGYVPRYARVTVKAFNLDGEEIKMRLKGLPAIAFQHELDHLNGVMFFDHIDSKNPFAEIENAIAIERDSAE
- a CDS encoding YkyA family protein is translated as MKKVWMAATISSLLLLTACSGSGIREDLDQILNDTFNEEKDYRAVQDDLEEREKAEQQLFEEIMALTKEQQDLVAEQAQEALDSANERLEFLQAEKESMQSAEVNFAEIDGVIESAEEESVKADLEALKAGMLERFTAHDRFAEAYEELIVRQKELYEMLKNDESTLQMLQEKAAEVNKQNEQVQLAVTEFNELTQQVNDLKDTTLERLSKSEE
- a CDS encoding DNA-dependent RNA polymerase subunit epsilon, producing the protein MIFKVYYQENRFEVPVRENTQSLYVEAASEREVRHHLKDRNYNVELIQLLEGNHLEYEQASQYYEVESIE
- the pdhA gene encoding pyruvate dehydrogenase (acetyl-transferring) E1 component subunit alpha — its product is MAAKKSQQFDPVETLNAIEEKFEMVQILNEEGEIVNKEADPKLSDEDLQELMRRMVYTRILDQRSISLNRQGRLGFYAPTAGQEASQLASHFALEKEDFILPGYRDVPQLIWHGWPLHQAFLFSRGHFMGNQMPEGLNVLPPQIIIGAQFIQATGVALGMQKRKKETVAVTYTGEGGSSQGDFYEGINFAGSFRAPAIFIVQNNQYAISTPREVQTAAKTIAQKAVAAGIPGVFVDGMDPLAVYAVTRDARERAIKGDGPTLIETFCYRYGPHTMAGDDPTRYRTSDIDSEWEKKDPLVRFRKYLEAKNLWSEEKEKEVMEQAKDEIKAAIKKADAAPKQKVTDLLGFMYEEMPFNIQEQMDIYKAKESK